Proteins encoded by one window of Chondromyces crocatus:
- a CDS encoding serine/threonine-protein kinase, giving the protein MRPQVGQVINNKYRLVRLIGDGGMGSVYEARHEMLGTTVALKFLHPELSRRQGLVQRFLQEARVSAQIQSPHVVRVSDVDQNSSGQAFIVMEYLQGRTLQTLYEDLYRAGQQLSYADALEHSMQMLEGVEAAHRAGVVHRDLKPDNVMITTTPRGEPLLKLLDFGIAKLRVTGELERGLTRPGVVMGTPEYMAPEQAYSADKVDGRADIFSIGVMVFEMLAGRRPVGGDEPLQIAMAYHSGQVSQLTDLAPQIPRELAAAVHRAISPRPEDRFPTVAALREAIEPFAKAARVPSALTPPPQQVSQAPTPAPVVAAAKAAESPAQGDGSGDASAGAAANRAESGDGGSGYPSVPKTVPPEEGGDFTPLGSMLPATTEATPLAMLGNPTPLGGFSANARGSGTSALSPVPGMSEPLVPVAALSAVRESPVLPSTVSAPPYAPMNGGAGGTMSAFPMEPPQRPGGTAVGGSPAFAPGNQGHGGAPAYGGGYGQGHPAVHALPGTASMAPMPSAGMAGQRHGKRSSGPPLMLILLSAAGIAGAVVGGVYLANELGNDRSSGHQEDLTPPTLGQSQQVEAETPQVSTQPTMTSPTPTITSPSVPATTAPPVRTTTTTTTTTRPPATTPTTPPTVTTSTTTTTTTTTTTTTPPIIVIPSTLPTTLPTFPGNWPLPTPTLHIPTSPKPPNTAPTATSTSTSTGTSTSTGGGRKPINWGIPKSN; this is encoded by the coding sequence ATGCGCCCGCAGGTCGGTCAGGTCATCAACAACAAGTACCGTCTCGTCCGCCTCATCGGTGATGGGGGTATGGGGAGCGTCTACGAGGCGCGTCACGAGATGCTCGGGACGACGGTGGCGTTGAAGTTCCTCCACCCGGAGCTGTCGCGCCGTCAGGGGCTGGTGCAGCGCTTCCTGCAGGAGGCGCGGGTGTCGGCGCAGATCCAGAGCCCGCACGTGGTGCGGGTGAGCGACGTCGATCAGAACAGCAGCGGGCAGGCGTTCATCGTGATGGAGTACTTGCAGGGGCGAACCCTGCAGACGCTCTACGAGGATCTGTACCGGGCTGGGCAGCAGCTGTCGTACGCGGACGCGCTCGAGCACTCGATGCAGATGCTCGAGGGGGTGGAGGCTGCGCATCGGGCCGGGGTGGTGCATCGGGATCTGAAGCCCGACAACGTGATGATCACGACGACGCCGCGGGGTGAGCCGCTGTTGAAGTTGCTCGATTTCGGCATCGCGAAGCTGAGGGTGACCGGTGAGCTGGAGCGTGGTCTGACCCGTCCCGGGGTGGTGATGGGGACGCCGGAGTACATGGCGCCAGAACAGGCTTACTCGGCGGACAAGGTCGATGGGCGGGCGGACATCTTCTCGATCGGGGTGATGGTCTTCGAGATGCTGGCGGGGCGGCGGCCGGTCGGTGGAGACGAGCCGCTGCAGATCGCGATGGCCTACCACTCGGGGCAGGTGTCGCAGTTGACGGACCTGGCGCCGCAGATTCCGCGCGAGCTGGCGGCGGCGGTGCATCGGGCGATCTCGCCTCGGCCAGAGGATCGGTTCCCGACGGTGGCGGCGCTGCGCGAGGCGATCGAGCCGTTCGCGAAGGCGGCGCGGGTGCCGTCGGCGCTGACGCCTCCGCCGCAGCAGGTGAGCCAGGCGCCGACGCCAGCGCCCGTGGTCGCCGCAGCCAAGGCGGCGGAGTCGCCAGCGCAGGGGGATGGTTCGGGTGACGCCAGCGCAGGGGCGGCGGCGAACCGGGCGGAGTCCGGTGACGGGGGGAGCGGGTATCCGTCGGTTCCGAAGACGGTTCCGCCGGAGGAAGGCGGGGATTTCACGCCTCTCGGGAGCATGCTGCCCGCGACGACCGAGGCCACGCCGCTGGCGATGCTGGGGAATCCGACGCCGCTGGGAGGGTTCTCGGCCAACGCGAGGGGGTCGGGGACGTCGGCGCTGTCGCCCGTGCCAGGGATGTCGGAGCCGCTGGTTCCCGTGGCGGCGCTGTCCGCGGTGCGGGAGAGTCCGGTGCTGCCTTCGACGGTGAGCGCGCCGCCTTATGCGCCGATGAACGGTGGGGCCGGCGGTACGATGTCGGCGTTCCCGATGGAGCCTCCGCAACGGCCGGGTGGGACGGCGGTCGGAGGGTCGCCGGCGTTCGCGCCAGGGAACCAGGGGCATGGTGGCGCTCCGGCGTACGGGGGCGGGTATGGTCAGGGGCATCCGGCGGTGCATGCGCTGCCGGGGACGGCGTCGATGGCGCCGATGCCCTCGGCTGGGATGGCGGGGCAGCGCCACGGGAAGCGCTCGTCGGGTCCGCCGCTGATGCTGATCTTGCTCTCCGCGGCGGGGATCGCTGGTGCGGTGGTCGGCGGGGTCTACCTGGCCAATGAGCTCGGGAACGATCGGAGCAGCGGCCATCAGGAAGACCTGACGCCACCGACGCTGGGGCAGAGCCAGCAGGTGGAGGCGGAGACGCCGCAGGTGTCCACGCAGCCGACGATGACGTCGCCCACGCCGACGATCACGTCGCCTTCGGTGCCAGCGACGACGGCGCCGCCAGTCAGGACGACGACCACCACGACCACCACGACCAGGCCACCGGCGACGACACCGACGACGCCGCCGACGGTCACGACGTCGACGACGACGACCACGACGACCACGACGACGACCACGACGCCGCCGATCATCGTGATCCCGTCGACGCTTCCCACGACGCTGCCGACGTTCCCCGGCAACTGGCCGCTGCCGACGCCGACGCTTCACATCCCGACGTCGCCGAAGCCGCCGAACACGGCGCCGACGGCCACGTCGACGAGCACGTCGACGGGCACGTCGACGAGCACGGGTGGCGGAAGAAAGCCGATCAACTGGGGAATTCCGAAGAGCAACTGA
- the lipB gene encoding lipoyl(octanoyl) transferase LipB codes for MSERHARAVWLGRRRYAPIHDLQRQLVEARVEDRIGDVILLLEHAPVITLGRGAEPGNVLFSEEALAAKGVDLVVTGRGGDVTYHGPGQLVGYPILDLKPDRCDVRRYVRSLAEVMILLAREHHVEAGVVDGMIGVWVDRASPGEWAGAPWSRELAKIGAIGVRISRWVTMHGFALNADVDLDAFRLIVPCGIRDHGVSSLLALTGKAPSVRDLALASAPQLSRALDVRVTAVEDLSELDDPTTALLG; via the coding sequence GTGAGCGAGCGCCACGCGCGCGCCGTTTGGCTCGGGCGCCGACGCTACGCACCCATCCACGACCTCCAGCGGCAGCTCGTCGAGGCGAGGGTGGAGGACCGGATCGGGGACGTCATCCTGCTGCTGGAGCACGCTCCCGTGATCACCCTCGGGCGCGGTGCCGAGCCAGGGAACGTGCTCTTCTCCGAGGAAGCGCTCGCTGCGAAGGGAGTGGACCTCGTCGTCACGGGCCGCGGCGGAGACGTGACCTACCACGGCCCCGGACAGCTCGTCGGCTACCCCATCCTCGATCTGAAGCCCGATCGCTGTGACGTCCGTCGCTACGTGCGCTCGCTTGCCGAGGTGATGATCCTTCTCGCCCGCGAACACCATGTGGAAGCCGGCGTCGTGGACGGCATGATCGGGGTATGGGTCGACCGGGCCTCCCCCGGAGAGTGGGCTGGTGCGCCCTGGTCACGCGAGCTCGCCAAGATTGGAGCCATCGGCGTGAGAATCTCTCGCTGGGTGACCATGCACGGCTTCGCCCTCAACGCCGACGTCGATCTGGACGCTTTCCGGCTGATCGTCCCCTGCGGGATCCGAGATCATGGCGTGTCCTCGCTCCTCGCCTTGACGGGGAAGGCTCCTTCCGTGCGTGACCTCGCCCTGGCAAGCGCTCCCCAGCTCTCCCGTGCGCTCGACGTGCGTGTCACCGCCGTGGAAGATCTCTCCGAGCTGGACGATCCGACGACGGCATTGCTGGGGTGA
- a CDS encoding HD domain-containing phosphohydrolase codes for MIRREPCGTRSSRPVTTSRPSLHDRSGTLHPVSLPSEDRPRILVVDDEKVIRDMLADFLGMEGYDVRTAEDGAAAVNELAKGHYDLVISDLKMPRMGGIALLDEIGKTAPSALTVIMTGFGTVETAIDAMKRGAYDYVLKPFKLDEVIHVVQRGIEKRRMQAENLRLREALSLYKVSEAIAASLSLDQVLETVADSCLSEMDADLVSTWLESGEGGHFERQNLQSSTLPEGASLGRLSCSSVLEHLRSEASLLEQGQRGLRFFEEAPDLPLSSLTAVPLRVKSRMIGFVAAASFTRSRRFDEGQRKLLSIIGSRAAAAIENARLYEDLQATFQQTIEGLAKAIDKMDRYTAGHSDRVAIYAVMLAKQLGMSAHDVEIVRQSALMHDIGKIGCVLNLNKPGKLTNDEYEVFKRHPIYGRDILDPIKFLHPLIPGVHLHHERWDGRGYPLKMRGNEIPVIARIIAVADTYDAMTSDRSYRRALPHEVAIAEIERCAGSQFDPDVAGSFTGFIEDWREEQRALGKKVPE; via the coding sequence ATGATTCGCCGCGAACCCTGCGGCACCCGATCGTCCCGACCGGTGACGACGAGTAGGCCGTCGCTGCACGATCGATCTGGTACGCTCCACCCCGTGTCACTGCCCTCGGAAGACCGACCTCGCATCCTCGTCGTCGACGACGAGAAGGTGATCCGCGACATGCTGGCGGATTTCCTCGGGATGGAGGGGTACGACGTCCGCACGGCCGAGGACGGTGCTGCTGCGGTGAACGAGCTGGCCAAGGGCCACTATGACCTCGTCATCAGCGATCTCAAGATGCCGCGGATGGGCGGCATCGCGCTGCTCGATGAGATCGGCAAGACGGCCCCGAGCGCGCTCACCGTGATCATGACCGGCTTCGGGACGGTCGAGACAGCGATCGACGCGATGAAGAGGGGGGCATACGACTACGTGCTCAAGCCCTTCAAGCTCGACGAGGTCATCCACGTCGTGCAGCGAGGCATCGAGAAGCGGCGCATGCAGGCGGAGAACCTGCGCTTGCGCGAGGCGCTCTCGCTCTACAAGGTCAGCGAGGCGATCGCCGCGAGTTTGTCGCTCGATCAGGTCCTGGAGACGGTGGCCGACAGCTGCCTCAGCGAGATGGACGCCGACCTCGTCTCGACGTGGCTCGAGAGCGGTGAAGGTGGCCACTTCGAGCGGCAGAACCTGCAATCGAGCACGCTGCCCGAGGGCGCATCGCTGGGGCGGCTCTCGTGCAGCAGCGTCCTGGAGCACCTCCGCTCCGAGGCCTCGCTGCTGGAGCAAGGTCAGCGCGGGCTGCGCTTCTTCGAGGAAGCGCCGGATCTCCCCCTGTCGTCGCTCACGGCGGTCCCCCTCCGCGTGAAGAGCAGGATGATCGGCTTCGTGGCGGCGGCATCCTTCACACGCTCCAGACGCTTCGACGAGGGGCAGCGCAAGCTGCTCAGCATCATCGGCTCCCGCGCTGCAGCGGCGATCGAGAACGCCCGACTCTACGAGGATCTACAGGCCACCTTTCAGCAGACCATCGAGGGACTGGCGAAGGCGATCGACAAGATGGATCGCTACACCGCCGGCCACTCCGACCGGGTCGCGATCTACGCCGTCATGCTTGCCAAGCAGCTCGGCATGTCGGCTCACGACGTCGAGATCGTCCGGCAGAGCGCGCTCATGCACGACATCGGCAAGATCGGCTGCGTGCTCAACCTGAACAAGCCCGGCAAGCTGACCAACGACGAGTACGAGGTGTTCAAGCGGCACCCGATCTACGGGCGCGACATCCTCGACCCGATCAAGTTCCTCCACCCCCTCATCCCGGGCGTGCACCTGCACCACGAGCGTTGGGACGGTCGAGGCTACCCCCTCAAGATGCGCGGCAACGAGATCCCGGTCATCGCCAGGATCATCGCCGTGGCCGACACGTATGACGCGATGACCAGCGATCGCTCGTACCGCCGCGCGCTTCCCCACGAGGTGGCCATCGCGGAGATCGAGCGCTGCGCCGGGAGCCAGTTCGACCCCGATGTCGCGGGTTCGTTCACTGGCTTCATCGAGGACTGGCGCGAAGAGCAGAGAGCGCTGGGGAAGAAGGTGCCGGAGTGA